From a single Mesorhizobium shangrilense genomic region:
- a CDS encoding ABC transporter ATP-binding protein, producing the protein MSSRSAESVRIEAVSKTYGDFRALDDVSLAVEAGEFVAILGPSGSGKSTLLMAVAGFIRPDRGRILFGDSDIVRLPANQRGFGVVFQSYALFPHMDVMANVTFPLEVRGVPKDAARKRAASALDVVKLGGYGARRIGELSGGQRQRVALARAIVFEPKVLLMDEPLSALDKILREEMQIEIRELHNKLQITTLYVTHDQREALTIADRVAVMDKGKIVQLDSPETIYRRPANEFVARFIGEATILPLAEARGVVSGDLGTVASSARALMVRSEDFCLAKSGDESGWLAVAGLLRGVVFQGDSWLLQVDLAGGQAITARAQKHFSAEVADLQVGQPIDLHVRRDRVHFLQV; encoded by the coding sequence ATGAGCAGTCGTTCCGCCGAATCGGTCCGCATCGAGGCCGTGTCCAAGACCTATGGCGATTTCCGCGCCCTCGACGATGTCAGCCTGGCGGTGGAGGCCGGCGAGTTCGTCGCCATTCTCGGCCCTTCGGGCTCGGGCAAGAGCACGCTGCTGATGGCGGTCGCCGGTTTCATCCGCCCCGATCGCGGGAGGATCCTGTTCGGCGACAGCGACATCGTCAGGCTTCCCGCCAACCAGCGCGGTTTCGGCGTCGTCTTCCAGAGCTACGCCCTGTTCCCGCATATGGACGTCATGGCCAATGTGACGTTTCCGCTGGAGGTTCGCGGCGTGCCCAAGGACGCGGCGCGCAAACGGGCGGCGTCCGCGCTCGACGTGGTCAAGCTTGGCGGGTACGGGGCGCGGCGAATCGGCGAACTCTCGGGCGGCCAGCGCCAGCGCGTGGCGCTGGCACGCGCCATCGTGTTCGAGCCCAAGGTGCTCCTAATGGACGAGCCATTATCGGCACTTGACAAGATCCTGCGCGAGGAGATGCAGATCGAAATCCGCGAACTGCACAACAAGCTGCAGATCACTACGCTTTACGTCACCCATGACCAGCGCGAGGCGCTGACTATCGCCGACCGTGTCGCCGTCATGGACAAGGGCAAGATCGTGCAGCTCGACAGTCCGGAAACCATCTACCGGCGGCCGGCCAACGAGTTCGTCGCGCGCTTCATCGGCGAGGCGACCATCTTGCCTCTGGCCGAAGCGCGCGGCGTTGTCTCGGGCGATCTCGGCACGGTGGCTTCCTCGGCGCGGGCGCTGATGGTGCGCAGCGAGGATTTCTGCCTCGCCAAAAGCGGCGACGAAAGCGGCTGGCTCGCTGTCGCCGGCCTGCTGCGTGGCGTCGTGTTCCAGGGCGACAGCTGGCTGCTGCAGGTCGACCTTGCCGGCGGTCAGGCCATCACGGCGCGTGCGCAGAAGCATTTCAGCGCCGAGGTCGCCGACCTTCAGGTGGGACAGCCCATCGACCTGCACGTCCGGCGCGACCGCGTGCATTTCCTGCAGGTGTAG
- a CDS encoding ABC transporter substrate-binding protein, with translation MRGSILAAGILAAACAGTAFAEEATLTLNTPGGAVQEGGRAVLWGPAAKKLGFQVKEETADNALDVLRLEVGSNSVKTDIIIMSGYQAAIAGSEGMLEPIDYKAVDASGFLPGTAAPYCVGIYGYAAVMAWNTKTYAKEAPSSWADFWNVEKFPGKRSMRSDAEAQVEMALLADGVAPKDVYKVLGSEDGIKRAIAKIAALKPNISVWWSSGAQHGQLMKDGEVDMTTGWNGRFQTAKEAGGPVNYTYNQGVLTYDCFAVTKGSTHKAEAMKMINEMSSAQSQAGLTKYVSYGPLNQGAYKTGIISKEAEAVLPTSPANSGAMIVQDIDWWAKNNDHVQQLFEDMMTE, from the coding sequence ATGCGTGGTTCGATATTGGCTGCTGGCATCCTTGCGGCGGCGTGTGCCGGAACGGCGTTCGCCGAGGAGGCGACGCTTACGCTCAACACGCCCGGCGGCGCCGTACAGGAAGGCGGGCGGGCCGTGCTCTGGGGGCCGGCCGCCAAGAAGCTCGGCTTCCAGGTAAAAGAGGAGACGGCCGACAACGCCCTCGACGTGCTTCGGCTCGAGGTCGGTTCCAACTCGGTTAAAACCGATATCATCATCATGAGCGGCTATCAGGCGGCAATCGCCGGGTCCGAAGGCATGCTGGAGCCGATCGACTATAAGGCCGTCGATGCTTCGGGCTTCCTGCCGGGGACGGCAGCGCCCTATTGCGTGGGCATTTACGGCTACGCGGCTGTGATGGCGTGGAACACCAAGACTTATGCCAAGGAAGCGCCTTCGAGCTGGGCCGACTTCTGGAACGTCGAGAAGTTTCCGGGCAAGCGCTCGATGCGTTCGGATGCCGAGGCGCAGGTCGAGATGGCGCTGCTGGCCGACGGCGTCGCGCCCAAGGACGTCTACAAGGTGCTGGGCAGCGAAGACGGCATCAAGCGCGCCATCGCCAAGATCGCGGCGCTGAAGCCCAATATTTCCGTCTGGTGGTCGTCCGGCGCCCAGCACGGCCAGTTGATGAAGGACGGCGAGGTGGACATGACCACCGGATGGAACGGCCGTTTCCAGACCGCCAAGGAAGCCGGCGGCCCGGTGAACTACACTTATAACCAGGGCGTCTTGACCTATGACTGTTTCGCCGTGACCAAGGGCTCGACCCACAAGGCCGAGGCGATGAAGATGATCAACGAGATGTCGTCGGCGCAGTCGCAGGCCGGCCTCACCAAATACGTCTCCTACGGTCCGCTGAACCAGGGCGCCTACAAGACCGGCATCATCAGCAAGGAAGCCGAGGCCGTGCTGCCGACGAGCCCTGCCAATTCGGGCGCGATGATCGTTCAGGACATCGACTGGTGGGCTAAGAACAACGACCACGTCCAGCAGTTGTTCGAAGACATGATGACCGAGTAG
- a CDS encoding 4-carboxy-4-hydroxy-2-oxoadipate aldolase/oxaloacetate decarboxylase — MIEASHLQVFARAGAATVYEAHGRIGDLDPALRAMVPGLAVAGPAFCVQCERGDNLALHRAVAEAAAGDVIVLAGHGEACGYLGDILAEAAACRGIAGVVVDGFVRDAVELTRMRFPVWARGLAIRGATKIHAGSIGAPVQCGGVGIAPGDLVVADDDGVCAVGRADIGRVFESTRNRLAQEVAIRDRLRQGALTLDLLDLRKYLSPTGEEQPR; from the coding sequence ATGATTGAGGCATCGCACCTACAGGTCTTCGCCCGCGCCGGCGCGGCCACCGTCTACGAGGCCCATGGACGCATCGGCGACCTCGATCCAGCCTTGCGCGCCATGGTGCCGGGCTTGGCTGTCGCCGGTCCGGCCTTCTGCGTGCAGTGCGAGCGCGGCGACAATCTGGCGCTGCACCGCGCGGTGGCCGAAGCCGCAGCCGGCGACGTTATCGTGCTGGCGGGCCACGGCGAGGCCTGCGGCTATCTGGGTGACATACTCGCCGAGGCAGCGGCGTGCCGCGGCATTGCCGGCGTGGTGGTGGACGGCTTCGTCCGCGACGCGGTGGAACTGACCAGGATGCGCTTTCCAGTCTGGGCCAGAGGCCTCGCCATACGCGGTGCGACCAAGATCCATGCCGGATCGATCGGCGCTCCGGTGCAATGCGGCGGCGTCGGCATCGCGCCCGGAGACCTGGTCGTCGCCGACGATGACGGGGTCTGCGCGGTTGGCCGCGCCGATATCGGCCGCGTCTTCGAAAGCACAAGAAATCGCCTTGCCCAGGAAGTCGCGATCCGCGACCGGCTCCGCCAGGGTGCGCTGACGCTGGACCTTCTCGATCTTCGCAAATATCTGTCGCCCACCGGCGAGGAACAGCCGCGCTGA
- a CDS encoding ABC transporter permease, with protein MSALNPTVAHSAAQADNDGRLAWDARLERLVSFAFTLPCLAVVALCVLVPCAWLFFLSAFGTDGNPSFENYQRILDGASYARIFVTTFQVALATVAACVLIGVPFATFINGLPPRRSVIFLAAVLLPFWTSLLVRAYAWLVLLQRTGIVNSMLMGLGITKAPLELAFNHFATVLGMTHIMLPIFILPVLGAMRNIDRALIRAAASMGASRSYTYRRIFLPLAAPGIAAGAILVFVMSLGFYVTPAILGGGNVNVISMRIARSLSNYSNWGAASALGVLLLVFTALLFALSYGVQRVLLSRQRS; from the coding sequence ATGTCCGCCCTGAACCCGACCGTCGCGCATTCTGCGGCGCAAGCCGACAATGATGGGCGCTTGGCGTGGGACGCCAGGCTGGAGCGCCTCGTCTCCTTCGCCTTCACCCTGCCTTGCCTGGCGGTGGTGGCGCTTTGCGTGCTGGTGCCCTGCGCTTGGCTGTTCTTCCTGTCGGCCTTCGGCACGGACGGGAATCCGAGTTTCGAGAACTACCAGCGCATCCTTGACGGGGCGAGCTATGCGCGCATCTTCGTCACGACTTTCCAGGTCGCGCTGGCGACCGTGGCGGCCTGCGTGCTGATCGGCGTGCCCTTCGCAACCTTCATCAACGGCCTGCCGCCGAGGCGCTCGGTGATCTTCCTGGCGGCGGTGCTGCTGCCGTTCTGGACCTCGTTGCTGGTGCGGGCCTATGCCTGGCTGGTGCTGCTGCAGCGCACCGGCATCGTCAATTCGATGCTGATGGGGCTTGGCATCACCAAGGCGCCGCTGGAGCTTGCGTTCAACCACTTCGCCACGGTGCTGGGCATGACCCACATCATGCTGCCGATCTTCATCCTTCCGGTGCTGGGCGCCATGCGCAACATCGATCGCGCGCTGATCCGCGCCGCGGCTAGCATGGGGGCGTCCCGGTCCTATACCTATCGCCGGATCTTCCTGCCGCTGGCCGCGCCCGGCATTGCCGCCGGTGCGATCCTCGTCTTCGTGATGAGCCTTGGCTTCTACGTCACCCCCGCCATCCTGGGCGGCGGCAACGTCAACGTCATCTCGATGCGTATCGCGCGCAGCCTTTCCAACTATTCCAACTGGGGCGCCGCCAGCGCGCTCGGCGTGCTGCTGCTGGTGTTCACGGCCTTGTTGTTCGCGCTGAGCTACGGCGTCCAGCGCGTCCTGCTTTCCCGGCAGAGGAGCTGA
- a CDS encoding ABC transporter permease, which produces MFDGFEETPLVERLKWLLAILLVVFLAAPSFIVVPMSFSSSDFLAFPPPSLSLRWYRYFLESITWTQAARASLTAGTLTTLVSVPIGIFAAYGAMQLSQRWRLLVSGLIVLPAVIPSILIAIGLFFVLARIGMVGTMTGLVLGHVALAIPVVFVVMSAAFSQFDFSQERAARSLGARWHQAWLRVVLPQVGGPIVASGLLAFVTSLDEVVVAMFVSGGNNATLPKVMFTALRDKIDPTIAVVSTVLLVVATVAVIVILRKGAAALRA; this is translated from the coding sequence ATGTTTGATGGGTTCGAGGAAACGCCGCTGGTCGAGCGATTGAAATGGCTGCTTGCCATTCTGCTGGTCGTGTTCTTGGCGGCGCCGTCCTTCATCGTCGTGCCGATGTCGTTCTCGTCGTCGGATTTCCTGGCGTTTCCGCCGCCGTCGCTGTCGCTGCGCTGGTACCGGTATTTCCTGGAGTCCATCACCTGGACGCAGGCGGCACGCGCCTCGCTGACCGCCGGCACGCTGACCACGCTGGTGTCCGTGCCCATCGGCATCTTCGCCGCCTATGGCGCCATGCAGCTGAGCCAACGCTGGCGGCTTCTGGTCAGCGGGCTCATTGTCCTGCCGGCGGTGATCCCCTCGATCCTCATCGCCATCGGCCTGTTCTTTGTGCTGGCCCGCATCGGCATGGTCGGCACCATGACCGGCCTGGTTCTTGGCCATGTGGCGCTTGCGATCCCGGTGGTGTTCGTGGTGATGAGCGCCGCCTTCAGCCAGTTCGATTTCAGCCAGGAACGCGCCGCGCGCAGCCTGGGCGCACGCTGGCACCAGGCCTGGCTCCGTGTCGTGCTGCCGCAGGTGGGCGGTCCGATCGTCGCGTCCGGCCTGCTCGCCTTCGTCACCTCGCTGGACGAGGTGGTGGTGGCCATGTTCGTGTCCGGGGGCAACAATGCAACTTTGCCGAAGGTGATGTTCACCGCGCTGCGCGACAAGATCGACCCGACGATCGCCGTCGTGTCGACGGTGTTGCTGGTGGTCGCGACAGTTGCGGTCATCGTCATCCTGCGCAAGGGTGCGGCGGCGCTGAGGGCCTGA
- a CDS encoding serine hydrolase domain-containing protein — protein sequence MRDPEPGHFRRPKDLSLANWDRAPHNRWTYQHISDFLPTGPIASGEPMALMAADTGLDLAALTFTDHRGDRVNAAAALDGSWTDGFLILHRGRIVLEDYRNGMRPGSVHLTQSVSKSVVAALAGILHHQGCLPLDRSVAAYVPELAACAYRDATVSQLLDMTSGVHFPEDVADPVSGIGLMDIAVGWKAAPPGTTSPRTVRELVASLRRLSRPHGQEFEYRSMETEVLGLCIEAATGRRLADLVSELIWRPMGAEADANFAVDPEGYAIADGGLSASLRDLGRFGLVYAEDGCANGRQIVPEQWGAQTRAGDASLFPERYRADRPNGAYRNQFWIADVDAPVILALGVYGQMIYIDHRRDFVGVKLSTWPRAINPSMRIDMQNLMGTIADNLSSA from the coding sequence ATGCGCGATCCTGAACCCGGGCACTTTCGCCGGCCCAAGGACCTGTCGCTGGCCAACTGGGACCGCGCGCCGCATAATCGCTGGACCTACCAGCACATAAGCGACTTCCTGCCCACGGGCCCGATCGCCAGCGGAGAACCGATGGCGCTCATGGCGGCGGACACCGGCCTCGACCTCGCCGCACTCACCTTCACCGACCATCGCGGCGACAGGGTAAACGCGGCCGCCGCGCTCGACGGCTCATGGACCGACGGCTTCCTCATCCTGCATCGCGGCCGGATCGTCCTGGAGGACTATCGGAACGGCATGCGTCCCGGCAGCGTGCACCTGACGCAGTCGGTCTCGAAATCGGTCGTGGCGGCGCTGGCCGGAATCCTTCATCACCAGGGTTGTCTCCCGCTGGACAGGTCCGTCGCGGCCTATGTGCCGGAACTGGCGGCCTGCGCTTATCGCGACGCGACCGTCAGCCAGTTGCTCGACATGACCAGCGGCGTGCACTTCCCGGAGGACGTGGCCGACCCCGTCTCCGGCATCGGCCTGATGGATATCGCGGTCGGCTGGAAGGCTGCGCCGCCCGGCACTACAAGCCCGAGAACCGTGCGCGAACTGGTCGCCTCGCTGCGCCGCCTGTCGCGCCCGCATGGCCAGGAGTTCGAATACCGGTCGATGGAAACCGAAGTGCTCGGCCTTTGCATCGAGGCCGCCACAGGAAGAAGGCTCGCGGATCTCGTCTCCGAACTGATCTGGCGGCCGATGGGCGCCGAGGCCGACGCGAATTTCGCTGTGGATCCCGAAGGATACGCCATCGCCGATGGTGGCCTGTCGGCCAGCCTGCGCGACCTCGGCCGCTTCGGACTTGTCTATGCTGAGGATGGCTGCGCGAACGGCAGGCAAATCGTGCCGGAACAATGGGGGGCGCAGACGCGCGCTGGCGACGCCAGCCTATTTCCAGAGCGCTATCGCGCCGACCGCCCCAACGGTGCCTATCGCAATCAGTTCTGGATCGCCGATGTCGACGCGCCAGTTATCCTCGCCCTCGGGGTCTATGGGCAGATGATCTACATCGACCATCGGCGGGATTTCGTTGGCGTGAAGCTGTCGACCTGGCCGCGGGCGATCAACCCGTCGATGCGCATCGACATGCAGAACCTGATGGGCACGATCGCCGACAATCTCAGTTCGGCGTAG
- a CDS encoding IclR family transcriptional regulator → MDNPNPVNEVESPAGHIQSLEKGLRILDEIIEAPAPLKLSDIVRRFNMDRASAFRFLQTLEHRGFLRKDTTTKEYDVGGRIYYWASRLREKTRLIDSFHDQLQRLASITQQTTHLGLFVNDRVLLADFALSDSIISIRHCIGVLEPLYSSAVGKAVLAFLPHEQRETLINNIEFVRLTGNTIMNADALRIDLAVTRERGYAIDANETHEGLTCVARPIFGKDNIPVASIGITCVTALVGAEPGKFEHLIHSIQAMGNEITTNLAV, encoded by the coding sequence TTGGACAATCCGAACCCCGTGAATGAGGTCGAGAGTCCGGCCGGCCACATTCAGAGCCTCGAAAAGGGCCTGCGCATTCTCGACGAGATCATCGAGGCGCCGGCGCCGCTCAAGCTGTCGGACATCGTGCGGCGCTTCAACATGGATAGGGCGTCCGCCTTCCGATTTTTGCAGACGCTCGAGCATCGCGGCTTCCTGCGCAAGGACACCACGACCAAGGAGTATGACGTCGGGGGGCGCATCTACTACTGGGCGTCGCGGCTGCGCGAGAAGACGCGGCTGATCGATTCCTTCCACGACCAGCTGCAACGGCTGGCCAGCATCACCCAGCAGACCACGCATCTTGGGCTGTTCGTCAACGACAGGGTGTTGCTGGCCGATTTCGCGCTGTCGGATTCGATCATCTCGATCCGCCATTGCATCGGTGTCCTGGAGCCGCTCTACAGTTCCGCCGTGGGCAAGGCGGTGCTCGCCTTCCTGCCGCATGAGCAGCGCGAGACGCTGATCAACAACATCGAGTTCGTCCGTCTGACCGGTAATACGATCATGAACGCCGATGCGCTGCGCATCGACCTGGCGGTCACGCGCGAGCGCGGCTATGCGATCGACGCCAACGAGACGCATGAGGGGCTGACATGCGTCGCCCGCCCGATCTTCGGCAAGGACAACATTCCGGTCGCCTCGATCGGCATTACCTGCGTGACGGCGCTGGTCGGCGCGGAGCCCGGCAAGTTCGAGCATCTGATCCATTCCATCCAGGCGATGGGAAACGAGATCACCACGAACCTTGCCGTCTAG
- a CDS encoding VOC family protein, whose protein sequence is MSQQSQSATLNHVSIPAYDLAESEAFYREVLGCERVQAPNFGFPVCWMRLGNLQLHLQQVGPSAGVRTYQHFAVEVADFMGAYRALRARGAFEEGTRYADLWLLPSGELQMFVRDPSDNLFEIDHPDATQLDLSAFETPLRRLENEQEQSQQNRLATLFLYRKAAA, encoded by the coding sequence ATGAGCCAACAATCGCAGTCAGCCACGCTGAACCATGTCAGCATTCCCGCTTACGATCTTGCCGAGTCGGAAGCGTTCTATCGCGAGGTGCTCGGATGCGAGCGCGTGCAGGCGCCGAATTTCGGTTTCCCGGTATGCTGGATGCGGCTGGGCAATTTGCAGCTTCACCTCCAGCAGGTCGGTCCGTCCGCCGGCGTGCGCACCTACCAGCATTTCGCGGTCGAGGTGGCCGACTTCATGGGCGCCTACCGGGCGTTGCGGGCGCGAGGCGCCTTCGAGGAAGGTACGCGCTATGCCGACCTGTGGCTGCTGCCGTCGGGCGAATTGCAGATGTTCGTGCGCGATCCCTCGGACAATCTGTTCGAGATCGACCATCCCGATGCCACGCAGCTTGACCTGTCAGCCTTCGAGACCCCTTTGCGCCGGCTGGAGAACGAGCAGGAACAGTCACAGCAGAACAGGCTTGCCACCCTCTTCCTCTACCGCAAGGCGGCAGCCTAG
- a CDS encoding GMC family oxidoreductase, translated as MPDAHNALPLDGGPYDFIVIGAGSAGAVLAARLSESGRKKVLLLEAGPRDLNPWIHLPMGYSKLFTDHRYNWMYESEPESALQQRVLYQPRGKVLGGSSSINGMMYVRGNARDFDDWAKAGCDGWSYDDVLPYFRKAEDQSRGASPWHGVGGPLKVSDQSFDHELPNALCAAAAEAGLERNDDFNGAAQDGFGYYQMNIHKGRRWSTARGYLAPARKRANLRIVTGARVERIVVEDRVATGVLFSRGGQRRTATAGEIIVSAGTIASPQLLMVSGIGAAAPMKYLGIDCVHDLAEVGRNLQDHTCIQLMFRCTRPITVNDIANSLVRRIGVGMQYAFTRKGYLAETGIYVGGFARSDDTQDRPDVQMAMAAWSVGERTAKGAKPHPFSGFSFSPEHVNPDARGTVTLRSADAMAAPKISFNFFQTEYDIRAMTFGIRLVRRISEQPAMKPYVASELQPGKDVRTDDEILDFIRQKAGSDIHAVGTCRMGADAGAVVDPRLRVNGITGLRVVDASIMPRIVRGNTHAAVVMIAEKAADMILADARS; from the coding sequence ATGCCTGATGCCCACAATGCCCTCCCGTTGGACGGCGGCCCCTATGACTTCATCGTCATTGGCGCCGGTTCGGCCGGTGCGGTGCTTGCGGCGCGGCTCAGCGAAAGCGGGCGCAAGAAAGTGCTGCTGCTTGAAGCCGGCCCCAGGGACCTCAACCCCTGGATCCACCTGCCGATGGGCTATTCCAAGCTGTTCACCGACCACCGCTACAACTGGATGTATGAGAGCGAGCCTGAGAGCGCCCTGCAGCAGCGTGTTCTCTACCAGCCGCGCGGCAAGGTGCTGGGCGGATCCAGCTCCATCAACGGCATGATGTATGTGCGCGGCAACGCCCGCGACTTCGACGACTGGGCCAAAGCCGGTTGCGACGGCTGGTCCTATGACGACGTCCTGCCCTATTTCCGCAAGGCGGAAGACCAGTCACGTGGCGCCAGTCCTTGGCACGGTGTCGGCGGCCCGCTGAAAGTGTCCGACCAGTCCTTCGACCACGAACTGCCGAACGCGCTCTGCGCGGCGGCGGCCGAGGCCGGGTTGGAGCGCAACGACGATTTCAACGGCGCGGCACAAGACGGCTTCGGCTACTACCAGATGAACATCCACAAGGGCCGGCGCTGGAGCACGGCGCGCGGCTATCTGGCGCCGGCACGCAAGCGCGCCAACCTCAGGATCGTCACCGGCGCCAGGGTCGAGCGCATCGTGGTCGAGGATCGCGTCGCCACCGGCGTGTTGTTCAGCCGGGGCGGGCAAAGGCGGACCGCGACCGCCGGCGAAATCATCGTCTCGGCGGGCACCATCGCCTCGCCGCAACTGCTGATGGTCTCCGGGATCGGCGCCGCCGCGCCTATGAAGTACCTTGGCATCGACTGCGTCCACGACCTTGCGGAAGTCGGCCGCAACCTGCAGGACCACACCTGCATCCAATTGATGTTCCGTTGCACTCGGCCGATCACTGTCAACGACATCGCCAACAGCCTGGTCAGGCGCATCGGCGTCGGCATGCAATATGCCTTCACCCGCAAGGGCTACCTGGCCGAGACCGGCATCTATGTCGGCGGCTTCGCCCGCAGCGACGACACGCAGGATCGCCCGGATGTCCAGATGGCAATGGCGGCCTGGAGCGTCGGCGAACGCACGGCCAAGGGCGCCAAGCCGCATCCGTTCTCCGGTTTCAGCTTCAGCCCCGAACACGTCAATCCCGATGCGCGCGGCACTGTCACGCTACGCTCGGCCGATGCCATGGCGGCACCGAAAATCAGCTTCAACTTCTTCCAGACCGAATATGACATCCGCGCCATGACCTTCGGCATCAGGCTGGTGCGCAGAATTTCCGAGCAACCGGCCATGAAGCCCTATGTCGCCTCGGAACTGCAGCCGGGCAAGGATGTTCGGACTGACGACGAGATCCTCGACTTCATCCGCCAGAAGGCGGGCTCCGACATCCACGCCGTCGGCACCTGCCGGATGGGCGCCGATGCCGGCGCGGTCGTCGATCCACGCCTGCGTGTCAACGGTATCACCGGCCTGCGCGTGGTCGATGCCTCGATCATGCCGCGCATCGTGCGCGGCAACACCCATGCCGCCGTGGTCATGATCGCGGAAAAGGCGGCGGACATGATCCTGGCCGATGCGCGATCCTGA
- a CDS encoding ThuA domain-containing protein, translating to MRRCLIISGGYAPHRAFEAGERVRSMLEQDGFAVTHSETLDAYDGEDLAGYDLIVPNWTVGRMSVDTSKRLWLAIWSGVGLGGFHGGMADGFRDNDRFRYMVGGAYVSEPGGITRYTVENARPDDPIMVGISDFEYHSEQYYMHVDPANEVLATTRFTGEDYPWIEGVVMPTVWKKPFGSGRVFFSALGHVPEEFDNQSMSTILRRGLNWASRTKSRL from the coding sequence ATGAGGCGGTGTCTGATCATTTCCGGGGGCTACGCGCCGCATCGTGCGTTCGAAGCCGGCGAGCGCGTCCGGTCCATGCTCGAGCAAGACGGATTTGCCGTGACGCACAGCGAAACGCTCGATGCCTATGACGGGGAAGACCTCGCCGGCTATGACCTCATAGTGCCGAATTGGACGGTGGGCCGGATGAGCGTCGACACCTCGAAGCGGCTTTGGTTGGCGATCTGGTCGGGCGTTGGGCTCGGCGGCTTTCATGGCGGCATGGCCGATGGCTTCCGCGACAACGACCGCTTCCGCTACATGGTCGGCGGCGCCTATGTGTCCGAGCCCGGCGGAATAACGCGGTACACGGTTGAGAATGCGCGCCCGGACGATCCGATCATGGTTGGTATTTCCGACTTCGAATATCATTCGGAGCAGTACTACATGCATGTCGATCCGGCCAACGAGGTGCTGGCGACCACCCGCTTCACCGGCGAGGACTATCCCTGGATCGAAGGCGTCGTGATGCCGACGGTGTGGAAGAAGCCGTTCGGCAGCGGCCGGGTCTTCTTCAGCGCGCTTGGCCACGTGCCCGAGGAATTCGACAACCAGTCCATGAGTACTATCTTACGGCGGGGGCTGAATTGGGCTAGCCGCACGAAGTCTCGGCTTTAG
- a CDS encoding RidA family protein: MTKILRLDKTERLSRIVVHNGTVYLSGLTADDKNTDTSNQTRQILETADTLLERVGADRSKLLFAQIWLRDVEDFDAMNKAWVTWLDGAEPPARATVGASFALPEIRIEIQFTASI, encoded by the coding sequence ATGACGAAAATCCTGAGGCTTGACAAGACCGAGCGCCTTAGCCGGATCGTCGTTCACAATGGAACCGTTTATCTTTCAGGGCTGACGGCCGACGACAAGAACACCGATACGTCCAATCAGACGAGGCAAATATTGGAAACGGCGGATACGCTTCTTGAAAGGGTTGGCGCGGACAGGTCGAAGCTGCTGTTTGCGCAGATCTGGTTGAGGGATGTCGAGGACTTCGACGCGATGAATAAGGCTTGGGTCACATGGCTCGACGGCGCGGAGCCCCCGGCGCGCGCCACCGTCGGGGCAAGCTTCGCGCTCCCCGAGATTCGCATAGAGATTCAGTTTACTGCATCGATCTGA